The following proteins come from a genomic window of Priestia filamentosa:
- a CDS encoding adenine deaminase C-terminal domain-containing protein — MLEQRYRWKNKQLREHVAVIDGAKAPTMLLKNATYLNQTFRKWMKANIWIYGDRIVYVGEALPSNLKETEVVNCEDYFLVPGYIEPHVHPFQLYNPHSFAKYAGERGTTTLVNDNMLLALQLDKKKAFSLLREMRTIPSTMYWWCRLDPQTEIINEEVAFSHGNVKAWLEHDAVLQAGELTGWPKLLDGDDLMLHWIQEAKRMRKQVEGHFPGASPKTLAKLMLLGADSDHESMSGRDVYERLLHGYTVTLRYSSIRPDLPRIVRELAEMDITCFDKMMMTTDGSPPAFYEDGVSDKLIKLAIESGVPLIDAYNMATVNVARFYNIEYLHGNIMTGRVANINFLKAKDEPTPVSVLAKGKWILRDEEQTSNFKDIEWSDYGFQPLSLNWNLTMDDLQFSMPLGLKLENAVIMKPYSITFDVSRDEISTENDESFLMLMDHEGKWRINTIIKGFSTRVSGFASSFSSTGDIVLLGKSKLDMIAAFNRMKEIGGGIVLAEDGEIVTEIPLKLNGLMSEKPLSALQEEEKKMREALVERGYEHCDPIYTLLFLSSTHLPYIRLTPRGLYDVMNKNILFPTVMR, encoded by the coding sequence ATGCTGGAACAGCGCTATCGATGGAAAAACAAGCAGTTGCGGGAACACGTTGCTGTTATTGATGGAGCAAAAGCACCGACTATGTTATTAAAAAATGCAACTTATTTAAATCAAACATTTCGCAAGTGGATGAAGGCTAATATATGGATTTATGGTGACCGCATTGTATATGTTGGTGAAGCCTTACCTTCCAATTTGAAAGAAACAGAAGTTGTGAACTGTGAAGACTACTTCCTTGTTCCAGGCTATATTGAGCCACATGTTCACCCTTTTCAGTTATATAATCCGCACAGCTTTGCAAAGTATGCGGGAGAACGTGGAACAACAACACTTGTAAATGACAATATGTTACTTGCTTTACAGCTTGATAAAAAGAAAGCGTTTTCTTTACTTCGAGAGATGCGAACGATTCCATCGACAATGTACTGGTGGTGTCGATTAGATCCACAAACAGAAATTATCAATGAAGAAGTTGCTTTTTCACATGGCAATGTAAAAGCATGGCTTGAACATGATGCAGTTTTACAAGCAGGAGAGCTCACAGGCTGGCCCAAGCTTCTTGATGGAGATGACTTAATGCTTCACTGGATTCAAGAAGCTAAACGAATGCGAAAACAAGTTGAAGGACATTTTCCTGGAGCTTCTCCAAAAACACTTGCAAAGCTTATGCTGCTTGGTGCAGATAGTGATCATGAATCAATGTCAGGGAGGGACGTATACGAACGTCTTCTTCATGGCTATACGGTGACGCTTCGCTATTCTTCAATAAGACCTGATTTGCCACGCATTGTTAGGGAATTAGCGGAAATGGACATTACTTGTTTTGATAAAATGATGATGACAACAGATGGTTCACCACCTGCCTTTTATGAAGATGGAGTAAGTGATAAATTAATTAAACTTGCGATTGAGAGCGGTGTCCCCCTTATTGATGCTTATAATATGGCGACTGTAAACGTTGCTCGCTTTTATAATATTGAATATCTTCACGGTAACATTATGACAGGTAGAGTAGCGAATATTAATTTCTTAAAAGCAAAAGATGAACCAACACCGGTTTCTGTTCTTGCTAAAGGAAAATGGATTTTAAGAGATGAAGAGCAAACATCAAACTTTAAAGATATTGAATGGTCAGACTATGGATTTCAGCCTCTCTCTCTTAATTGGAACCTTACAATGGATGATTTGCAATTTTCGATGCCGCTTGGTTTAAAACTTGAAAACGCCGTTATTATGAAGCCGTATTCTATTACGTTTGATGTATCACGTGATGAGATTTCAACAGAAAATGATGAAAGCTTTCTTATGCTTATGGATCATGAAGGAAAATGGCGAATCAATACAATTATAAAAGGATTCTCAACTCGTGTTTCCGGATTTGCAAGCTCATTTTCAAGTACTGGAGATATTGTACTTCTTGGTAAAAGTAAGCTTGATATGATTGCCGCATTTAACAGAATGAAAGAAATAGGTGGTGGAATTGTTCTTGCAGAAGATGGAGAGATTGTAACAGAAATTCCGCTTAAGCTGAATGGTCTTATGTCAGAGAAGCCTCTTAGTGCTTTACAAGAAGAGGAAAAAAAGATGAGAGAAGCTTTAGTAGAGCGCGGCTACGAACACTGTGATCCTATTTATACGCTTCTTTTCTTATCATCAACACATCTTCCATACATTCGTCTTACACCAAGAGGCCTTTATGATGTGATGAATAAAAATATTCTTTTTCCGACAGTTATGAGATAA
- a CDS encoding heptaprenylglyceryl phosphate synthase — translation MYDINGWKHVFKLDPNKDISDEHLEQVCESGTDAIIVGGTDGVTLDNVLQLLARIRRYTVPCALEVSSIDSVTPGFDFYFIPTVLNSSNTDFITGLHHQAMKEFGEIMDWNEIFVEGYCIVNSDCKAAHVTEAKTELDEEDVIAYAQMAERMFRLPIFYLEYSGVYGDVSLVKNVKNALSTTKLFYGGGIASSEQAVEMAHAADTVVVGNVIYEDLKAALQTVGAVKG, via the coding sequence ATGTATGATATAAATGGGTGGAAACATGTGTTTAAACTTGACCCAAATAAAGACATTTCAGATGAACATTTAGAACAGGTTTGCGAATCTGGAACAGATGCGATTATTGTAGGCGGGACAGATGGCGTGACGCTTGATAATGTCCTTCAGCTTTTAGCTCGTATTCGCCGCTATACTGTTCCATGCGCACTGGAAGTTTCCTCAATTGATTCTGTAACGCCTGGGTTTGATTTTTATTTTATCCCAACGGTTTTGAACAGTTCCAATACAGATTTCATCACAGGACTTCATCATCAAGCAATGAAAGAGTTTGGCGAGATTATGGATTGGAATGAAATCTTTGTTGAAGGATATTGTATAGTAAACAGTGACTGTAAAGCGGCTCACGTAACAGAGGCGAAAACAGAATTAGACGAAGAGGATGTTATTGCGTATGCCCAAATGGCAGAACGCATGTTTCGTTTACCGATTTTTTATTTAGAATATAGCGGAGTTTATGGTGACGTTTCACTCGTTAAAAACGTAAAAAACGCACTGTCTACAACAAAGCTATTTTACGGTGGCGGCATTGCTTCCTCAGAGCAAGCAGTAGAGATGGCACATGCAGCTGATACAGTTGTGGTTGGCAACGTAATTTATGAAGACTTGAAAGCAGCTCTTCAAACGGTAGGTGCTGTAAAAGGTTAA
- the purH gene encoding bifunctional phosphoribosylaminoimidazolecarboxamide formyltransferase/IMP cyclohydrolase, whose product MAKKRALISVSDKNNVVELAQNLVGLDFEIISTGGTKRTLEENGVNVMSVSDVTGFPEILDGRVKTLNPYVHGGLLARRNDENHIAQLKEHNITPIDLVVVNLYPFQETIAKDNVTLQDAIENIDIGGPTMLRSAAKNYESISVLVDPTDYSKVVEELKENGNVSLETNEYLAAKVFRHTASYDALIAEYLTKRTGEEAPEKLTVTFEKVQGLRYGENPHQKAAFYKKPLASNASIATATQLHGKELSYNNINDANAAFEIVQEFTEPAVVAVKHMNPCGVGVGENIEVAYDRAYEADSTSIFGGIIAANRPVDVHTARKMKEIFLEIIIAPSFDEDALEVLKQKKNLRLLTVDFNANDAKGVKLTSVKGGLLLQDEDLLSLDNVEVKVATKREPTEDEWKNLKLAWKVVKHVKSNAIVLAKDEMTVGVGAGQMNRVGSANIAINQAGEKAKGSALGSDAFFPMGDTVEAAAKAGITAIIQPGGSVRDEESIQKADEYGIAMVFTGVRHFKH is encoded by the coding sequence ATGGCAAAGAAACGTGCACTTATTAGTGTGTCAGATAAAAATAACGTTGTAGAACTAGCGCAAAATTTAGTAGGGCTTGATTTTGAAATTATCTCAACAGGTGGTACAAAACGTACGTTAGAAGAAAATGGCGTTAACGTTATGAGCGTATCGGATGTAACAGGGTTTCCAGAAATTTTAGATGGACGTGTAAAAACGTTAAATCCTTACGTTCATGGTGGTTTGCTTGCTCGTCGCAATGATGAAAATCACATTGCTCAATTAAAAGAGCATAACATTACTCCAATTGATCTTGTGGTTGTTAACTTATATCCTTTCCAAGAAACAATCGCAAAAGATAATGTAACTCTTCAAGATGCAATTGAAAATATTGATATCGGTGGACCAACAATGCTTCGTTCAGCAGCAAAAAACTATGAATCTATTTCTGTTCTTGTTGATCCTACTGACTATAGCAAAGTTGTAGAAGAGCTAAAAGAAAACGGCAACGTATCTCTTGAAACAAACGAATATCTTGCAGCAAAAGTGTTCCGTCATACAGCTTCATATGATGCTTTGATTGCTGAATACTTAACAAAGCGTACAGGTGAAGAAGCACCGGAGAAATTAACGGTAACATTTGAGAAAGTACAAGGGTTACGATACGGAGAAAACCCTCATCAAAAAGCAGCTTTCTATAAAAAACCACTAGCATCAAATGCTTCAATTGCAACAGCAACACAGCTTCATGGAAAAGAACTTTCTTATAACAATATCAATGATGCTAACGCTGCTTTTGAAATTGTTCAAGAATTCACAGAACCGGCTGTTGTAGCTGTTAAACATATGAACCCATGTGGTGTTGGCGTTGGCGAAAACATTGAAGTAGCATATGATCGTGCTTATGAAGCTGATTCAACATCAATCTTTGGCGGTATCATTGCAGCAAACCGCCCTGTTGACGTGCACACAGCACGTAAAATGAAAGAAATTTTCCTTGAAATCATTATTGCTCCTTCATTCGATGAGGACGCATTAGAAGTCTTAAAACAGAAGAAGAATCTTCGTTTACTAACAGTTGATTTCAATGCAAATGATGCAAAAGGCGTAAAGCTTACATCTGTAAAAGGTGGTTTACTTCTTCAAGATGAAGATTTACTTAGCCTTGATAATGTAGAAGTAAAAGTAGCTACTAAACGCGAGCCAACAGAAGATGAGTGGAAAAACTTGAAGCTTGCTTGGAAAGTTGTAAAACATGTTAAATCAAATGCTATCGTTCTAGCAAAAGATGAAATGACAGTTGGCGTTGGAGCAGGTCAAATGAATCGCGTTGGTTCTGCTAACATTGCGATTAACCAAGCTGGTGAGAAAGCAAAAGGTTCTGCACTTGGTTCAGATGCATTTTTCCCAATGGGAGATACGGTTGAAGCAGCAGCTAAAGCAGGAATTACGGCAATTATTCAACCAGGTGGCTCTGTACGTGATGAAGAGTCTATTCAAAAAGCAGATGAGTACGGAATTGCGATGGTCTTTACAGGCGTAAGACATTTCAAACATTAA
- the pcrA gene encoding DNA helicase PcrA: protein MQYLSEKLLTGLNPEQKKAVQTTDGALLIMAGAGSGKTRVLTHRIAYLMVEKEVAPWNILAITFTNKAAREMKERIMNILGGSGEDIWISTFHSMCVRILRRDIDRIGYNRNFTILDSTDQLSVIKQILKEKNLDPKKFDPRGLLGKISSAKNELLTPKQYAAKGGSLLEEVAAEVYTEYQKRLRKNQALDFDDLIMVTIQLFQQVPEVLEFYQRKFQYIHVDEYQDTNHAQYMLVKLLGERFKNVCVVGDSDQSIYRWRGADITNILSFEQDYPSANVILLEQNYRSTKNILEAANRVIQHNTGRKPKNLWTDNNEGPKVSHYQASSEHEEAQFVAGKIRELVNEGKRKYSDFAILYRTNAQSRVMEEVLLKSNINYSIVGGIKFYDRKEIKDLLAYLRLIANPDDDISLTRIVNVPKRGVGATSVDKIANYAVSQDISMFRAIAEVEQIGVSARVQKSLLEFREMIDHLTNMQDYLSITELVEEILDRSGYRDMLKTEKTIESQSRLENIDEFLSVTQEFEKGSEDKSLVAFLTDLALVADIDRLDDEEEDTNDQVVLMTLHSAKGLEFPVVFLIGMEEGVFPHSRSLFEDDEMEEERRLAYVGITRAEEELYLLNAIMRTLFGKTNVNPASRFIGEIPSELIESIGQSKEKSPFSRPGPRRPSVKRTVLQSTGGGDIDWNVGDKASHKKWGVGTVVSVKGEGDNKELDIAFPSPIGIKRLLAKFAPVTKES from the coding sequence GTGCAATACTTAAGTGAGAAATTACTAACAGGATTAAACCCGGAGCAAAAAAAAGCAGTCCAAACAACGGACGGAGCGCTTTTAATTATGGCAGGAGCGGGAAGTGGAAAGACGCGGGTTTTAACACACCGCATTGCGTATCTTATGGTTGAAAAAGAAGTAGCGCCATGGAACATTTTAGCGATTACGTTCACAAATAAAGCAGCGCGAGAGATGAAAGAGCGTATTATGAACATTTTAGGAGGATCTGGGGAAGATATCTGGATTTCAACCTTCCACTCCATGTGTGTGCGTATTTTGCGCCGTGATATTGATCGCATTGGCTATAACCGTAACTTTACGATTTTAGATTCAACAGATCAACTTTCAGTGATTAAGCAAATTTTAAAAGAGAAGAACTTAGATCCGAAAAAGTTTGATCCCCGTGGCTTGCTTGGCAAAATTAGCTCAGCGAAAAATGAGCTGTTAACACCAAAACAATATGCGGCAAAAGGCGGTTCTCTTCTAGAGGAAGTAGCGGCAGAAGTTTATACAGAATACCAAAAACGTTTGCGTAAAAACCAAGCACTTGATTTTGATGATCTAATCATGGTAACAATTCAGCTATTTCAGCAAGTGCCTGAAGTGCTTGAGTTTTATCAGCGAAAGTTTCAATACATCCACGTTGATGAGTACCAAGATACAAACCATGCGCAGTATATGCTCGTTAAACTACTTGGTGAACGTTTTAAAAATGTCTGTGTTGTAGGGGATTCTGATCAGTCGATTTATCGCTGGCGCGGAGCGGACATTACAAATATTCTTTCCTTTGAGCAAGATTATCCGAGTGCTAACGTTATTTTGCTTGAGCAAAACTATCGCTCAACAAAAAACATTTTAGAAGCGGCTAACAGAGTGATTCAGCATAATACAGGGCGCAAACCGAAAAATTTATGGACAGACAATAATGAAGGCCCGAAAGTCTCTCATTATCAAGCATCAAGTGAACATGAAGAAGCCCAGTTTGTTGCTGGTAAGATTCGTGAGCTTGTTAATGAAGGAAAGCGTAAGTATAGTGACTTTGCTATTCTTTATCGTACAAATGCTCAATCTCGTGTGATGGAGGAAGTGCTATTAAAGTCTAATATTAATTACAGTATCGTTGGCGGTATTAAGTTCTACGATCGCAAAGAAATTAAAGATTTGCTTGCTTATCTCCGTTTAATTGCGAATCCGGATGATGATATTAGTTTAACGCGTATTGTAAACGTACCAAAACGTGGCGTTGGAGCAACATCTGTTGATAAAATTGCAAACTATGCTGTTTCACAAGACATTTCTATGTTTAGAGCAATTGCTGAAGTAGAGCAAATTGGGGTAAGCGCCCGCGTGCAAAAAAGTTTGTTAGAATTCCGTGAGATGATCGATCATTTAACAAATATGCAAGACTATTTATCCATTACAGAACTTGTAGAAGAAATCTTAGATCGAAGCGGCTACCGTGATATGTTGAAAACAGAGAAAACGATTGAGTCCCAAAGCCGTCTTGAAAACATTGACGAGTTTTTATCTGTTACACAAGAATTCGAAAAAGGGAGCGAAGATAAAAGTCTTGTAGCCTTTTTAACTGACTTAGCTCTTGTAGCAGACATCGATCGTCTTGATGATGAAGAAGAAGATACAAACGATCAAGTTGTCCTTATGACGCTTCACTCAGCAAAAGGTCTTGAGTTTCCTGTTGTATTCTTAATTGGAATGGAAGAGGGCGTGTTCCCACATAGCCGTTCTCTTTTTGAAGATGATGAGATGGAAGAAGAGCGTCGTCTTGCATATGTTGGAATTACGAGAGCAGAAGAAGAGCTTTACCTACTGAATGCAATTATGCGTACGCTGTTTGGGAAAACAAATGTGAATCCTGCTTCACGATTCATTGGTGAAATTCCGAGTGAATTAATTGAAAGCATTGGGCAATCTAAAGAGAAAAGCCCATTCTCAAGACCAGGGCCACGCCGTCCATCTGTGAAACGAACAGTGCTTCAGAGTACAGGTGGAGGAGATATTGATTGGAACGTCGGAGATAAAGCTTCACATAAAAAATGGGGAGTTGGAACTGTTGTAAGCGTAAAAGGCGAAGGAGATAACAAAGAGCTTGATATTGCTTTCCCAAGCCCAATAGGAATTAAGCGATTGTTAGCCAAATTTGCGCCTGTAACGAAAGAATCATAA
- a CDS encoding glycine--tRNA ligase, whose product MAVTMDQLVSHGKHRGFIFQGSEIYGGLANTWDYGPLGVELKNNVKRAWWKKFVQQSPYNVGLDAAILMNPKTWEASGHLGNFNDPMIDCKDCKSRHRADKLIEQKLEEEGNEMVVDGLPFSEMERLIKDHNIVCPDCGSSNFTEIRQFNLMFKTHQGVTESSTNEIHLRPETAQGIFVNFKNVQRSMRKKLPFGIAQIGKSFRNEITPGNFTFRTREFEQMELEFFCKPGEELEWFDYWKEQCHTWLKALNLTDENIRLRDHSDDELSHYSNATTDFEYKFPFGWGELWGVASRTDYDLKQHAEHSGEDFQYIDQETNERYIPYCIEPSLGADRVTLAFLVDAYQEEELEDGSSRTVMRFHPALAPYKAAIFPLSKKLSKEAQEVFADLAEDFMVDYDEAGSIGKRYRRHDEIGTPFCITYDFDSVEDKQVTVRDRDTMEQHRMPISELKSFLAEKVKF is encoded by the coding sequence ATGGCTGTAACTATGGATCAGCTCGTTTCACACGGTAAACATCGTGGCTTTATCTTTCAAGGATCTGAAATTTACGGAGGTCTTGCAAACACTTGGGATTATGGCCCATTAGGTGTTGAGCTTAAAAACAACGTAAAACGTGCATGGTGGAAAAAATTCGTTCAACAATCTCCGTACAATGTTGGACTTGATGCTGCTATCTTAATGAACCCAAAAACATGGGAAGCATCAGGCCACCTTGGCAACTTCAACGACCCTATGATTGACTGTAAAGATTGTAAATCTCGTCATCGTGCTGATAAGCTTATCGAACAAAAGCTTGAAGAAGAAGGAAACGAAATGGTTGTAGACGGTCTTCCATTCTCTGAAATGGAACGTTTAATTAAAGACCATAACATCGTTTGCCCTGACTGTGGTTCAAGCAACTTTACAGAAATTCGTCAGTTCAACTTAATGTTCAAAACACACCAAGGTGTGACAGAATCATCAACAAATGAAATTCACCTTCGCCCTGAAACAGCACAAGGAATTTTCGTAAACTTTAAAAATGTTCAACGTTCAATGCGTAAAAAGCTTCCATTCGGAATTGCGCAAATCGGAAAAAGCTTCCGTAATGAAATTACACCAGGAAACTTCACATTCCGTACGCGTGAGTTTGAACAAATGGAACTTGAATTCTTCTGCAAACCTGGTGAAGAATTAGAATGGTTTGACTACTGGAAAGAACAGTGTCACACATGGCTAAAAGCTCTAAACTTAACAGATGAAAACATCCGTCTTCGCGATCACTCTGACGATGAGCTTTCACACTATAGTAATGCAACAACGGACTTTGAATATAAATTCCCATTCGGCTGGGGCGAACTATGGGGCGTTGCTTCTCGTACAGACTATGATTTAAAACAACATGCAGAGCACTCTGGTGAAGATTTCCAATATATTGACCAAGAAACAAATGAACGCTACATCCCTTACTGCATTGAGCCATCTCTTGGTGCTGATCGTGTAACACTTGCATTCTTAGTTGATGCATACCAAGAAGAAGAACTTGAAGATGGATCAAGCCGTACAGTGATGCGTTTCCATCCTGCTCTTGCACCATATAAAGCAGCAATTTTCCCACTTTCTAAAAAGCTTTCTAAAGAAGCACAAGAAGTGTTTGCAGATCTAGCTGAAGACTTTATGGTCGACTATGATGAAGCAGGTTCAATTGGTAAACGTTACCGTCGTCATGATGAAATTGGTACACCATTCTGCATCACATATGACTTTGATTCTGTAGAAGACAAACAAGTAACAGTTCGTGACCGTGATACAATGGAGCAACATCGTATGCCAATTAGCGAACTTAAATCATTCTTAGCTGAAAAAGTTAAATTTTAA
- a CDS encoding YerC/YecD family TrpR-related protein, with amino-acid sequence MQIDKLRGKELDQLCEAVLSLQNIEECYQFFDDLCTINEIQSLAQRLEVARMLRKGFTYHKIETETGASTATISRVKRCLNYGSDAYQMVLDRVDKEEE; translated from the coding sequence GTGCAAATTGATAAATTAAGAGGAAAAGAGCTTGATCAGCTTTGTGAAGCTGTTCTTTCACTACAAAATATTGAAGAATGTTATCAATTTTTTGATGACCTTTGCACAATTAATGAAATTCAATCATTAGCTCAACGTCTAGAGGTAGCTAGAATGCTTCGCAAAGGGTTTACCTATCATAAAATTGAAACTGAAACAGGAGCAAGTACAGCAACGATTTCACGTGTGAAGCGTTGTTTAAATTATGGAAGTGACGCTTATCAAATGGTGTTAGACAGAGTTGATAAAGAGGAAGAATAA
- the purN gene encoding phosphoribosylglycinamide formyltransferase, with the protein MINIAVFASGNGSNFQAIYEAVKHQRLDANISLVVCDRPGAQVIARAEKVGIPVFSFSAKDYESKSAYEEDLLIKLREHRVQLVVLAGYMRIVGETLLEAFPGGIVNIHPSLLPSFPGKDAVEQAVAAGVKVTGITVHYVDEGVDTGPIIAQQSVSIREGESIEAVTKRIHEVEHAIYPKILQKVIHRHLSILN; encoded by the coding sequence ATGATTAATATTGCTGTGTTTGCTTCTGGAAATGGCAGCAATTTTCAAGCGATTTATGAAGCTGTAAAACATCAGCGCTTGGATGCAAACATTTCTCTTGTTGTCTGTGATCGCCCTGGAGCACAAGTAATTGCTCGGGCAGAAAAAGTAGGAATTCCCGTTTTTTCATTTTCAGCAAAAGACTACGAATCAAAATCCGCATATGAAGAAGATCTTCTTATAAAGCTTCGTGAGCATCGCGTACAGCTTGTAGTCCTTGCAGGTTATATGCGAATTGTAGGAGAGACGCTTTTAGAAGCTTTTCCTGGTGGTATCGTGAACATTCATCCTTCACTTCTTCCTTCATTCCCTGGAAAAGATGCGGTTGAACAAGCTGTAGCAGCAGGGGTGAAAGTTACAGGAATTACTGTTCACTATGTTGATGAAGGTGTTGATACTGGGCCGATTATTGCTCAACAAAGCGTTTCAATTCGTGAGGGAGAAAGCATTGAAGCTGTTACAAAACGGATTCATGAAGTTGAGCATGCTATATACCCGAAAATCTTGCAAAAGGTTATTCATCGTCATCTGTCAATTTTGAATTAA
- the purM gene encoding phosphoribosylformylglycinamidine cyclo-ligase: MSNTYKEAGVDIHAGYEAVERMKKHVKRTERREVMGGIGSFGAMFDLSQLNLKEPVLVSGTDGVGTKLKLAFTMNYHETIGQDAVAMCVNDIVTQGAEPLYFLDYIACGKNEPEKIEAIVKGIADGCEQSECALIGGETAEMPGMYDPEEYDLAGFAVGAVEKSKLITGENIKAGNVLIGISSSGIHSNGYSLVRHIVDEAGLDLQTTYEEFDKSLGMELLTPTKLYVKAVKKAAENVNILGMAHVTGGGFVENIPRMLPAGCGAEIDYGSWPIPTIFEFLKEKGNLDRREMFEVFNMGIGFVLVVAEEDLHKTIEAVEGENEKAYIIGRVTNKEGIEFGGGALS; this comes from the coding sequence ATGTCGAACACATATAAAGAAGCAGGGGTTGATATCCATGCTGGGTACGAAGCAGTTGAACGGATGAAAAAACATGTAAAACGTACTGAGCGTCGAGAAGTAATGGGTGGCATCGGATCATTTGGAGCGATGTTTGATTTATCTCAGCTCAATTTAAAAGAACCTGTTTTAGTATCTGGAACAGACGGAGTCGGAACAAAGCTAAAGCTTGCGTTTACAATGAATTATCATGAAACAATTGGTCAAGATGCTGTTGCAATGTGTGTAAATGACATTGTTACACAAGGAGCAGAACCTCTTTATTTCTTAGATTATATTGCGTGTGGAAAAAACGAGCCAGAAAAAATCGAAGCTATTGTAAAAGGAATTGCAGACGGCTGTGAGCAATCAGAGTGTGCCCTTATCGGAGGAGAAACAGCTGAAATGCCTGGTATGTATGATCCAGAAGAGTATGATCTCGCAGGATTTGCTGTTGGAGCTGTTGAAAAATCAAAGCTTATTACAGGTGAAAACATCAAAGCTGGCAATGTTTTAATTGGAATTTCATCAAGCGGAATTCATAGCAATGGTTATTCACTTGTTCGTCATATTGTAGATGAAGCTGGTCTTGATCTTCAAACAACATATGAGGAATTTGATAAGTCTCTTGGTATGGAACTTCTAACACCAACAAAGCTTTATGTAAAAGCAGTGAAAAAAGCAGCAGAGAATGTGAACATTCTTGGTATGGCCCATGTAACTGGCGGGGGATTTGTTGAGAATATTCCACGTATGCTTCCAGCAGGATGTGGAGCTGAAATCGACTATGGTTCATGGCCAATTCCGACTATTTTTGAGTTTTTAAAGGAAAAAGGTAACTTAGATCGTCGTGAAATGTTCGAAGTATTTAATATGGGAATTGGATTTGTATTAGTTGTTGCTGAAGAGGACCTTCATAAGACAATTGAAGCGGTTGAAGGCGAGAACGAGAAAGCATACATCATCGGACGTGTTACAAACAAAGAAGGCATTGAGTTCGGTGGAGGCGCTCTTTCATGA
- the purD gene encoding phosphoribosylamine--glycine ligase — translation MKVLIIGRGGREHVLAWKVAQSSKVEEVFVAPGNAGMKDVATLISIEEGNHEELAAFAKRENVELTIVGPEAPLTEGIVDYFKAQDLLVFGPNQKAAQIEGSKQFAKDLMKKYSIPTAEYEAFTTLQDAKAYVEKQGAPIVVKADGLAAGKGVTVAMTLQEANEALDSLFQQEGASVVIEEYLEGEEFSLLAFVNGEKVYPMVIAQDHKRAFDGDKGPNTGGMGAYSPVPQIPAEIVAETVKTVMEPTAKAMVEEGCAFTGVLYGGLMTTASGVKVIEFNARFGDPEAQVVLPRLKTDIVEVIIALLKDEPVELQWSEKAAVGVVIASEGYPGSYEKGHALPGFHHLGDNTVFHAGVTEEDGKFLSDGGRVSLVMALGEDIEAAQKSVYESLEKETFNGLFYRRDIGHKALSAKK, via the coding sequence GTGAAGGTTTTAATCATTGGCCGTGGCGGTCGTGAACATGTTTTAGCATGGAAAGTTGCACAAAGTTCGAAGGTAGAAGAAGTATTTGTGGCACCAGGAAATGCTGGCATGAAAGATGTAGCAACGCTTATTTCAATTGAAGAGGGAAATCATGAGGAGCTTGCAGCATTCGCTAAGAGAGAAAATGTAGAGCTCACAATTGTAGGGCCTGAAGCACCTCTTACAGAAGGAATTGTCGATTACTTCAAAGCACAGGACCTCCTTGTTTTCGGTCCAAATCAGAAAGCGGCTCAAATTGAAGGAAGCAAACAGTTCGCAAAAGATTTAATGAAAAAGTACAGCATTCCAACAGCTGAGTATGAAGCATTTACAACACTTCAGGATGCAAAAGCATACGTAGAGAAGCAAGGAGCACCAATTGTTGTAAAAGCAGACGGATTAGCAGCTGGTAAAGGGGTTACTGTGGCGATGACGCTTCAAGAAGCAAATGAAGCCTTGGATTCATTATTCCAACAAGAAGGCGCAAGCGTTGTAATTGAAGAATATCTTGAGGGAGAAGAATTTTCACTATTAGCTTTTGTTAATGGGGAAAAAGTGTATCCGATGGTTATTGCTCAAGACCACAAACGTGCGTTTGACGGTGATAAAGGTCCAAACACAGGAGGAATGGGCGCCTATTCACCTGTTCCACAAATTCCAGCTGAAATTGTAGCTGAAACGGTAAAGACAGTTATGGAGCCAACTGCAAAAGCGATGGTTGAAGAAGGGTGCGCCTTTACTGGAGTATTGTACGGTGGCCTTATGACAACAGCTTCAGGGGTGAAAGTTATTGAGTTTAATGCTCGATTCGGTGATCCTGAAGCACAAGTTGTGTTACCACGCTTAAAGACAGATATTGTAGAAGTTATTATTGCTTTATTGAAAGACGAGCCAGTTGAACTTCAGTGGTCTGAAAAAGCAGCCGTTGGTGTTGTGATTGCTTCTGAAGGATATCCAGGTTCATATGAAAAAGGACATGCACTTCCTGGTTTTCATCATCTTGGAGACAACACTGTTTTTCATGCAGGAGTGACAGAAGAGGATGGGAAGTTTCTTTCAGATGGCGGACGTGTAAGTCTTGTGATGGCTCTTGGAGAAGATATAGAGGCAGCTCAGAAATCAGTCTATGAAAGTCTTGAAAAAGAAACGTTTAACGGACTTTTCTACCGTCGAGATATTGGTCACAAGGCGTTAAGTGCTAAAAAATAA